A window from Cryptomeria japonica chromosome 1, Sugi_1.0, whole genome shotgun sequence encodes these proteins:
- the LOC131040661 gene encoding phytol kinase 1, chloroplastic, which translates to MFLLNSLSTPFTAETGKGKGKEPAATGFSMIFARQLLCQKPISAKSGVRNVLASSETVDAMVFATVLPKPYASFSTIEFGKARYPFLSPAKQMILTLKCKRVFGTTALYGNGISRNIACGVQVSSTAWDMGCTTLIMLGAYGLVSGFDVLTKSNILDQKLSRKLVHISSGLLFMLAWPLFSSSADARYIAAIVPFANCARLLIYGLSYATNEGLVKAVSREGKPEELLRGPMYYVLVLIFCTTVFWRESPIGVVALAMMCGGDGIADIMGRRFGGFKLPYNREKSWAGTISMLVFGFLTSLGVLSYFSAFEFIHLNWETIVQYVAVISVAATIVESLPVTQFLDDNISVPLTCVIVGLWLFKI; encoded by the exons atgTTTTTATTAAACTCCTTATCAACACCATTTACAGCTGAgacggggaaagggaaagggaaagagCCAGCAGCGACGGGATTCTCGATGATCTTTGCGAGACAGTTGCTGTGTCAGAAGCCCATAAGCGCAAAGTCAGGGGTTCGTAATGTTCTTGCTTCTTCTGAGACAGTTGATGCGATGGTATTTGCAACCGTACTGCCCAAACCCTATGCCTCATTTTCAACAATCGAATTTGGGAAAGCTAGGTACCCATTTCTTAGCCCTGCAAAACAGATGATTTTGACATTGAAATGCAAAAGGGTGTTTGGCACAACAGCACTGTATGGTAATGGAATCAGCAGAAACATTGCCTGCGGGGTACAAGTCAGCAGTACAGCCTGGGATATGGGTTGTACAACCTTGATCATGTTGGGAGCTTATGGTTTAGTCTCTGGTTTTGATGTTCTTACTAAGTCTAATATATTGGACCAG AAGCTAAGCCGGAAATTGGTGCACATTTCATCTGGACTACTGTTCATGCTGGCTTGGCCTCTTTTCAG CTCTTCGGCAGATGCTCGTTATATTGCTGCTATTGTTCCTTTCGCAAATTGTGCTAGACTTCTGATTTACGGACTCTCATATGCTACCAATGAAGGGTTAGTGAAGGCTGTTAGTCGAGAAGGCAAACCTGA GGAACTATTAAGAGGGCCTATGTATTATGTCCTGGTCTTAATTTTCTGCACTACTGTGTTTTGGCGGGAGTCACCTATAGGAGTGGTTGCTTTGGCAATGATGTGCGGAGGGGATG GTATAGCTGATATCATGGGAAGAAGGTTTGGAGGTTTTAAGCTTCCTTATAATCGTGAAAAGAGCTGGGCTGGAACTATATCTATGCTTGTGTTTGGCTTCCTCACTTCCCTTGG GGTTCTAAGCTACTTTTCTGCATTTGAATTCATTCATCTGAACTGGGAGACCATAGTTCAATATGTTGCAGTGATATCAGTGGCAGCAACAATTGTTGAATCTCTGCCTGTAACACAGTTTTTGGACGACAATATCTCAGTTCCTTTAACATGTGTAATCGTGGGGCTTTGGCTGTTTAAAATTTAG